In Calonectris borealis chromosome 22, bCalBor7.hap1.2, whole genome shotgun sequence, one genomic interval encodes:
- the LOC142091712 gene encoding olfactory receptor 10A4-like, producing the protein MTSWNHTVVTYFQFSPFSSIPEIQGSLFCLVLLMYLSTLVGNILIIMITMVDAALQSPMYFFLKNLSFLEIGYTSSTIPKMLVNFFTQRKGISFLGCATQMYAFSVLGITECCLLSAMAYDRYVAICHPLRYTTMMSWNKCFLLSAVSWLIGVLVALGQTTLIFTLPYCGPNRINHFFCDLLPLLKLACVDTYKNEITTYIIAVLFIMVPFLLIVVSYVQILHTIFKMPSAGGKRKTFSTCSSHLVVVTLFYGSGIVTYLRPKAFYSSSSNKLLSLTYTLMSPMMNPLIYSLRNKEVKQALKRLIAKNINM; encoded by the coding sequence ATGACCAGCTGGAATCACACAGTGGTGACCTATTTCCAATTTTCACCTTTCTCCAGCATTCCAGAGATCCAAGGCTCTCTCTTTTGTCTGGTACTGCTCATGTACCTCAGTACTTTGGTGGGAAACATCCTCATCATTATGATCACTATGGTAGATGCTGCCCTTCAGTCCcccatgtattttttcctcaagaacTTGTCCTTCCTGGAGATTGGCTACACTTCATCCACAATCCCCAAGATGCTGGTGAACTTCTTCACACAAAGGAAGGGCATATCCTTTCTGGGCTGTGCCACACAGATGTACGCCTTCTCTGTCTTAGGGATCACAGAATGTTGTCTGCTGTCTGCCATGGCCTACGATCGCTATGTGGCCATATGCCATCCCCTGCGCTACACGACCATGATGAGCTGGAATAAGTGCTTCCTGCTGTCAGCTGTATCTTGGCTTATTGGGGTCTTGGTGGCCTTAGGGCAGACAACTCTCATCTTTACCCTTCCATATTGTGGGCCCAACAGGATCAATCACTTCTTCTGCgatctgctgcctctgctgaagtTGGCTTGTGTGGACACCTACAAGAATGAAATCACCACCTACATAATAGCTGTCCTCTTCATCATGGTCCCCTTCTTACTCATAGTTGTGTCATATGTCCAGATACTCCACACCATCTTCAAGATGCCGTCAGCTGGGGGCAAGAGAAAAACATTCTCTACCTGCTCATCTCATCTGGTGGTGGTCACTCTGTTTTACGGATCTGGCATTGTGACCTACTTGAGACCCAAAGCTTTTTATTCAAGCAGCAGTAACAAACTGCTTTCTCTGACTTACACACTGATGTCTCCAATGATGAACCCCTTGATttacagcttgaggaacaaagagGTGAAACAAGCCTTGAAAAGACTGATAGCCAAAAACATAAATATGTGA